One genomic window of Providencia hangzhouensis includes the following:
- the lysC gene encoding lysine-sensitive aspartokinase 3, producing MNIAASSTDNHQYVIAKFGGTSVANFEAMNNSANIVLSNPNVRVVVLSASAGITNLLIELAEGCDADKRNELLKKVKDIQYAIIDNLQTADVIREEINRLLDNIAHLADSAALATSDALTDEMVSHGELMSTLLFVEVLRQRNANSQWFDVRKVMRTNDSFGRAEPELAQLKALSEQQLMPRLTESVVITQGFIGRDEKGRTTTLGRGGSDYTAALLAEVLNLSRVDIWTDVPGIYTTDPRVVPSAQRIDEIAFDEAAEMATFGAKILHPATLLPAVRAGIPVFVGSSKAPEAGGTIVCDKTTNPPQFRALALRRKQTLLTLHSLKMLHARGFLAEIFTILLRHNISVDLITTSEVSVALTLDTTGSTGTNGSLLTNALMTELSALCRVEVEEDLALVAIIGNELSQVNGLGRQIFGALESFNIRMISYGASSHNICLLVPGNDAEEIVRTLHSNLFE from the coding sequence ATGAATATCGCAGCGTCTTCAACAGACAATCATCAGTATGTTATCGCCAAATTTGGCGGCACTAGCGTCGCTAACTTTGAAGCGATGAACAACAGCGCCAATATTGTTCTCTCCAACCCAAATGTGCGAGTTGTGGTACTTTCCGCCTCTGCTGGCATTACCAATTTATTAATCGAACTGGCCGAAGGTTGCGATGCTGATAAACGTAATGAACTGCTGAAAAAAGTGAAGGATATTCAATACGCAATTATTGATAACTTACAAACTGCTGATGTTATTCGTGAGGAAATCAATCGATTACTCGATAATATTGCTCATTTAGCTGATTCGGCTGCTTTAGCCACTTCTGATGCATTAACGGATGAAATGGTGAGCCACGGCGAATTAATGTCAACCTTACTATTTGTTGAAGTACTACGCCAACGTAATGCTAACTCCCAATGGTTTGACGTACGCAAAGTGATGAGAACGAATGACAGCTTTGGCCGTGCTGAACCAGAACTTGCTCAGCTAAAAGCATTGTCAGAACAACAACTCATGCCACGCCTTACTGAGTCGGTTGTCATTACTCAAGGGTTTATTGGTCGTGATGAAAAAGGCCGCACGACCACTCTTGGGCGCGGTGGAAGTGACTACACCGCCGCTTTGTTAGCTGAAGTCCTTAATTTATCACGTGTAGATATTTGGACTGACGTTCCTGGAATTTACACCACTGACCCTCGCGTCGTACCGAGTGCCCAACGCATTGATGAAATTGCTTTCGATGAAGCGGCAGAAATGGCGACCTTTGGCGCAAAAATTTTGCATCCTGCGACACTCCTTCCTGCAGTACGTGCGGGGATCCCAGTTTTTGTCGGTTCAAGTAAAGCCCCCGAAGCCGGCGGCACCATTGTGTGTGATAAAACCACGAATCCACCACAATTTAGGGCATTAGCACTGCGCCGTAAACAAACGCTACTCACCTTGCACAGTCTAAAAATGCTGCACGCACGCGGTTTCTTAGCGGAAATTTTCACCATTTTACTGCGCCACAATATTTCAGTGGATCTAATTACGACTTCAGAGGTCAGTGTCGCCCTAACCTTAGACACAACAGGTTCAACGGGAACTAACGGCAGTTTACTCACCAATGCGCTAATGACAGAACTATCCGCATTATGCCGTGTTGAAGTGGAAGAAGATTTAGCGCTCGTCGCAATCATTGGTAATGAGCTGTCGCAAGTGAATGGCCTCGGGAGACAAATTTTTGGGGCGCTTGAGTCATTCAATATTCGCATGATCAGCTATGGAGCAAGTAGCCACAATATTTGTTTATTGGTACCTGGAAATGATGCTGAAGAGATCGTTCGTACCTTGCACAGTAACTTATTCGAATAG
- the pgi gene encoding glucose-6-phosphate isomerase: protein MRSINPSQTAAWRALEQHFAQMKNVHMRDLFAQDKDRFTHFSATFDGQILVDFSKNRITQETLEHLLALAKETELESAINSMFQGEKINRTEDRAVLHTALRNRDNTPIYVDGKDVMPEVNAVLEKMQQFSQRIISGDWKGYTGKAITDVVNIGIGGSDLGPFMVTEALRPYKNHLNMRFVSNVDGTQIAETLKKLNPETTLFLIASKTFTTQETMTNAHSARDWFLAAAKDESQVAKHFVALSTNGEEVAKFGIDTNNMFEFWDWVGGRYSLWSAIGLSIILSVGFDNFVQLLNGAHAMDKHFTQTPLEKNIPVLLGLIGIWYNNFFEAETEAILPYDQYMHRFAAYFQQGNMESNGKYIGRDGKPVTYQTGPIIWGEPGTNGQHAFYQLIHQGTKMIPCDFIAPAVTHNPLGDHHEKLLSNFFAQTEALAFGKTREVVDAEFAAQGKNVADMEYVAPYKVFEGNRPTNSILLKSITPYSLGALIAMYEHKIFTQGAILNIFTFDQWGVELGKQLASRILPELENSDTVSTHDSSTNGLINSYKAWR from the coding sequence ATGAGAAGTATTAATCCAAGCCAGACGGCTGCATGGCGGGCGCTAGAGCAACATTTTGCGCAAATGAAAAATGTCCATATGCGCGATTTATTTGCACAGGATAAAGACCGCTTCACTCATTTTTCGGCAACGTTCGATGGTCAAATCTTAGTGGATTTCTCCAAAAATAGAATTACGCAAGAAACATTGGAACATTTATTGGCCTTAGCAAAAGAAACAGAGCTAGAAAGCGCCATTAACAGTATGTTCCAAGGTGAAAAAATTAACCGTACTGAAGACCGTGCGGTACTACATACTGCTTTGCGTAACCGCGATAACACCCCTATTTATGTTGATGGCAAAGATGTCATGCCAGAAGTGAATGCAGTATTGGAAAAAATGCAGCAATTTAGTCAGCGTATTATCAGCGGTGATTGGAAGGGTTACACCGGTAAAGCGATTACGGATGTGGTGAACATCGGTATTGGTGGTTCAGACCTTGGTCCATTTATGGTGACAGAAGCACTGCGTCCATACAAAAACCACCTAAACATGCGTTTTGTATCGAATGTGGATGGTACGCAAATTGCGGAAACACTGAAAAAGCTGAACCCAGAAACAACACTGTTTTTAATTGCGTCCAAAACCTTTACAACGCAAGAAACCATGACGAATGCGCATTCTGCTCGTGATTGGTTCTTGGCGGCGGCAAAAGATGAAAGTCAAGTGGCTAAGCATTTTGTGGCACTTTCAACGAATGGCGAAGAAGTCGCGAAGTTTGGTATTGATACCAACAATATGTTTGAATTTTGGGATTGGGTTGGTGGCCGTTATTCATTATGGTCAGCGATTGGTTTATCCATTATTTTATCGGTCGGCTTTGATAATTTCGTTCAATTATTGAACGGTGCCCATGCGATGGATAAACATTTCACCCAAACTCCGCTAGAAAAGAACATCCCCGTGTTGTTAGGTTTGATTGGCATTTGGTACAACAATTTTTTTGAAGCGGAAACTGAAGCGATTCTGCCATACGACCAATACATGCATCGTTTTGCCGCTTACTTCCAACAAGGTAATATGGAATCGAACGGTAAATATATTGGTCGTGATGGAAAACCTGTTACTTATCAAACAGGCCCGATTATTTGGGGTGAGCCGGGAACCAATGGCCAACATGCGTTTTATCAGTTGATCCACCAAGGAACTAAGATGATCCCATGTGATTTTATCGCACCTGCGGTAACCCATAACCCGTTAGGGGATCATCACGAAAAATTATTATCTAATTTCTTTGCGCAAACCGAAGCACTGGCGTTTGGTAAAACTCGTGAAGTGGTTGATGCCGAGTTTGCTGCGCAAGGTAAAAATGTCGCGGATATGGAATATGTTGCGCCTTATAAGGTGTTTGAAGGCAACCGCCCAACTAACTCTATCTTATTGAAATCAATCACGCCATATTCGTTAGGTGCATTGATTGCGATGTATGAGCACAAAATATTCACTCAAGGGGCGATTTTAAATATCTTTACTTTCGACCAATGGGGCGTGGAGTTAGGTAAACAACTCGCAAGCCGTATCCTGCCTGAATTAGAAAATAGTGATACCGTGAGTACCCATGATAGCTCGACCAATGGTTTGATTAACAGCTACAAAGCTTGGCGATAA
- the ubiC gene encoding chorismate lyase → MDETLFTSQPIHWLAENDKNDKIVPANILDWLLELGSMTKRFEQHSQQVTVIPYLERYVSQDKLSADEVQSLPESPRYWVREVVMYGDGIPWLLGRTIIPEETLTDDDQQLVDIGRMPLGRYLFSRESLTRDYIHIGSCANRWVRSSRLRLSNKPLLLTEIFLPESPAYR, encoded by the coding sequence ATGGATGAAACGCTTTTTACTTCTCAGCCGATTCACTGGCTGGCGGAGAACGATAAAAACGATAAAATAGTGCCTGCCAATATATTAGATTGGCTACTAGAGCTTGGCTCCATGACAAAACGTTTTGAGCAGCATAGCCAGCAAGTTACCGTGATACCTTATTTAGAGCGCTATGTATCGCAAGATAAGCTGAGCGCGGATGAAGTGCAGTCTCTACCTGAAAGCCCGCGTTATTGGGTCAGAGAAGTTGTCATGTATGGAGATGGCATCCCTTGGTTACTGGGCCGAACAATAATCCCTGAAGAAACACTGACTGATGATGACCAGCAACTGGTGGATATTGGGAGAATGCCATTAGGGCGTTATTTATTTAGCCGCGAGAGTTTAACTCGAGATTATATCCATATTGGTTCTTGCGCAAACAGGTGGGTACGTAGTTCTCGGTTAAGACTATCGAATAAACCGTTGCTGTTAACAGAAATATTTTTACCTGAATCACCTGCATATCGCTAA
- the ubiA gene encoding 4-hydroxybenzoate octaprenyltransferase, with amino-acid sequence MTLSKWHAYSRLMRIDRPIGSLLLLWPTYWALWIAAQGTPSLHLLIVFTAGVFFMRAAGCVINDFADRHFDGHVERTKHRPLPSGDVTEKEAKILFASLVGLSFLLVLTLNSMTIWLSVAGLALAWVYPFVKRVSNLPQVVLGAAFGWSIPMSFSAVGETLPVVCWLLFLVNIIWSVIYDTQYAMVDRDDDLKIGVKSTAILFGQYDKLIIGLLQLLMVGLLLVIGSLAGLGTLYYISLVLVAGLFIYQQQLMVNRERAPCFKAFMNNNFVGLILFIGIFISYF; translated from the coding sequence ATGACGCTAAGTAAATGGCATGCATACAGCCGTTTAATGCGTATTGATAGACCCATTGGCTCATTGTTGCTATTGTGGCCGACGTATTGGGCATTATGGATTGCGGCTCAAGGTACGCCAAGTTTACATCTTTTGATTGTATTTACTGCTGGCGTATTCTTTATGCGTGCTGCTGGTTGTGTCATTAATGATTTTGCTGACCGCCATTTTGATGGCCACGTAGAGCGGACTAAACACCGCCCACTTCCAAGTGGGGACGTAACAGAAAAAGAAGCAAAAATATTGTTTGCAAGCCTTGTTGGCCTCTCTTTTCTGCTAGTTTTGACACTCAATTCCATGACCATTTGGTTGTCGGTTGCAGGGTTGGCTTTGGCATGGGTTTATCCCTTTGTTAAGAGAGTCAGTAATTTACCCCAAGTGGTATTAGGTGCGGCTTTTGGTTGGTCAATTCCAATGTCTTTCTCTGCTGTTGGTGAAACTTTGCCAGTTGTTTGTTGGTTACTGTTTTTAGTTAATATTATTTGGTCGGTGATCTACGATACTCAGTATGCAATGGTAGACCGCGATGATGATTTAAAAATTGGTGTGAAATCAACCGCTATTCTATTCGGGCAATATGACAAACTGATTATTGGTTTGCTGCAATTACTGATGGTTGGCTTATTATTGGTGATTGGCTCACTGGCGGGTTTAGGAACCCTTTATTATATTTCATTAGTGTTAGTTGCGGGTTTATTTATCTATCAGCAGCAATTGATGGTTAACCGTGAACGTGCGCCTTGCTTTAAAGCTTTTATGAACAATAACTTTGTCGGCTTAATATTGTTTATTGGTATTTTTATCAGTTATTTTTAA
- the plsB gene encoding glycerol-3-phosphate 1-O-acyltransferase PlsB, with amino-acid sequence MSLWRKIYYNTLNLPLKLLVKSKLIPSDPVTELQLDVNRPTLYVLPYHSKSDLLTLRHQCLAIGLPDPLVDNDINGTKLPAYVFIDDGPRVFRYYSPNPRKDSVKTFHAYLDLHKNNPNLDIQMLPASVMFGRSPGREGHTPAPPLKLLNGIQKFFAVLWLGRDSFVRLSPIVSIGKMAQDHGTDSIIANKLARVARIHYSRQRLAAVGPKLPARYELFNKLLTSKAIEKAVEDEARSKKIPLKKAQQNAVGMMEEIAANFSYEAVRLTDRVLSWTWNRLYQGINVQHAERVRQLAQDGHEIVYVPSHRSHMDYLLLSYVLYHQGLVPPHIAAGINLNFWPAGPIFRRLGAFFIRRTFKGNKLYSTVFREYLSELFARGYSIEYFVEGGRSRTGRLLQPKTGTLSMTLQAMLRGDSRPITIVPIYIGYEHVMEVGTYAKELRGAEKEKEGFFSMVRGLRKLRNLGQGYVNFGQPISLPHYLNQRVPDWRDSIDPIEPQRPTWLNPTVSSLADNIMVNINNAAAANAINLCATALLASRQRSLTREQLIEQVECYLQLLRNVPYTADATTPNKTAEQLLEHALQMDKFEVEKDSMGDIIILPRENAVLMTYYRNNIHHLLVLPSLIASIVLHYERISRQDIHYQVGQIYPFLKAELFMRYNSDELHEAVDTLIDELNNQKLICLKEDDIVVLNPRRIRPLQLLAAGVRETLQRYAITLSLLNASPEISRNTLEKQSRILAQRLSVLHGINAPEFFDKAVFSTLVDTLREEGYIDNNENDIFVTNAQKLYAVLARLMSPEIRLTIESVSQDDEFSEKKPTESTQSPEQVKS; translated from the coding sequence ATGTCACTATGGCGTAAAATATATTACAACACGTTGAATTTACCACTTAAATTATTGGTAAAAAGTAAACTAATTCCTTCGGATCCCGTCACTGAGTTGCAGCTTGATGTCAACAGGCCAACCCTATACGTATTACCTTATCATTCGAAGTCTGACCTCCTCACGCTACGGCATCAATGCTTAGCTATTGGTCTGCCTGACCCTCTGGTCGACAATGATATCAATGGAACGAAGCTTCCGGCGTACGTTTTTATCGATGATGGCCCACGTGTTTTTCGCTATTATTCACCGAATCCACGCAAGGATTCAGTAAAAACATTCCATGCTTATTTAGATTTGCATAAAAACAATCCAAATCTAGATATTCAAATGCTACCTGCATCCGTGATGTTTGGCCGCTCACCGGGTCGTGAAGGCCATACTCCAGCACCACCATTGAAACTGTTAAATGGGATTCAAAAATTCTTTGCAGTTTTATGGTTAGGGCGTGACAGCTTCGTGCGTTTATCACCCATTGTCTCAATTGGGAAAATGGCACAAGACCACGGCACAGACTCCATTATTGCCAACAAACTCGCCCGTGTCGCGCGTATTCACTATTCGCGCCAACGCCTAGCGGCAGTTGGACCAAAACTCCCTGCACGTTATGAGCTGTTTAATAAGCTATTAACGTCTAAAGCGATTGAAAAAGCCGTTGAAGACGAAGCGCGCAGTAAAAAAATTCCACTCAAAAAAGCCCAACAAAATGCCGTTGGGATGATGGAAGAAATTGCAGCCAATTTCTCTTATGAAGCCGTACGTTTAACGGATAGGGTTCTTAGTTGGACTTGGAACCGTCTTTATCAAGGCATCAATGTTCAGCACGCTGAACGGGTCCGCCAGCTTGCACAAGACGGCCATGAAATCGTTTATGTCCCCTCTCACCGCAGCCATATGGACTACTTACTGCTCTCATATGTGCTATACCATCAAGGGCTAGTTCCACCTCATATTGCCGCGGGGATCAACCTCAATTTCTGGCCAGCAGGGCCGATTTTCCGCCGTTTAGGGGCCTTTTTTATTCGCCGTACGTTCAAAGGAAATAAACTGTATTCGACCGTTTTCCGCGAATATTTAAGTGAGTTGTTTGCCCGAGGTTACTCCATCGAATACTTTGTGGAAGGAGGGCGCTCACGTACCGGTCGTTTATTACAGCCTAAGACGGGTACCCTCTCAATGACGTTACAAGCGATGTTGCGCGGTGACTCACGCCCTATCACCATCGTTCCTATCTACATTGGGTATGAGCATGTGATGGAAGTGGGAACTTATGCCAAAGAACTTCGCGGCGCAGAAAAAGAGAAAGAAGGCTTTTTCTCTATGGTTCGCGGCTTACGTAAATTGCGTAACCTAGGCCAAGGGTATGTTAACTTCGGTCAACCCATTTCATTACCTCATTACCTTAACCAGCGCGTGCCTGATTGGCGCGACTCTATCGACCCTATCGAACCACAAAGACCAACGTGGCTAAACCCAACGGTCAGTTCGTTAGCCGATAACATTATGGTCAATATTAATAATGCAGCCGCAGCCAATGCGATTAACCTGTGTGCGACTGCGTTACTGGCTTCTCGTCAACGCTCACTCACTCGTGAGCAACTGATTGAACAAGTCGAATGTTACCTGCAATTATTGCGCAATGTGCCATACACCGCAGATGCGACGACCCCAAATAAAACAGCAGAGCAATTGTTAGAACATGCTTTGCAAATGGATAAATTCGAAGTCGAAAAAGACAGCATGGGGGATATTATTATCCTTCCTCGCGAAAATGCCGTCTTAATGACCTATTACCGTAACAATATCCATCATTTATTGGTATTACCATCACTAATTGCTAGCATTGTATTGCACTATGAACGCATTAGTCGCCAAGACATTCACTATCAAGTAGGCCAAATTTATCCGTTCTTAAAAGCAGAACTGTTTATGCGTTATAACAGTGATGAGCTACACGAGGCGGTAGATACGCTAATTGATGAGCTAAATAACCAAAAGCTGATTTGCTTAAAAGAAGACGACATAGTGGTGTTAAATCCTCGCCGTATTCGTCCATTACAGCTCTTAGCTGCTGGCGTACGTGAAACTCTGCAACGTTATGCAATCACATTATCATTACTCAATGCGAGCCCTGAAATCAGCCGTAATACGCTAGAAAAACAAAGCCGTATCCTTGCACAACGCCTTTCTGTTTTGCACGGTATCAACGCTCCTGAATTCTTTGATAAAGCGGTATTCTCCACATTGGTCGATACCCTAAGAGAAGAAGGCTACATTGATAATAATGAAAATGATATCTTTGTCACCAATGCGCAAAAACTGTATGCCGTTCTGGCTCGATTGATGTCACCTGAGATTCGCTTAACTATTGAAAGTGTTAGTCAAGATGATGAGTTTTCTGAAAAAAAACCAACTGAAAGCACGCAATCTCCGGAACAAGTGAAAAGCTAA
- a CDS encoding diacylglycerol kinase — MASQVKGFTRVIKAAGYSLKGLKAAWVNEAAFRQESVAAIIAIFIAFYIDISYIDRILLVSSVVLVAIVELLNSAIEAVVDRIGSEYHELSGRAKDIGSAAVFVSIGLALFIWALVLWQRYFSG, encoded by the coding sequence ATGGCGAGTCAAGTTAAGGGGTTCACGCGAGTGATCAAAGCGGCGGGATATTCCCTTAAAGGTTTGAAGGCAGCTTGGGTTAATGAAGCCGCATTTAGGCAGGAATCTGTTGCTGCGATTATCGCAATCTTTATCGCATTTTATATAGATATCAGCTATATAGATAGAATTTTGTTAGTGAGTTCAGTTGTCCTCGTGGCAATAGTCGAATTATTGAATAGTGCGATAGAAGCCGTAGTTGACCGTATTGGTAGTGAGTATCATGAACTGTCAGGAAGAGCTAAAGATATTGGTTCCGCTGCGGTATTTGTGAGTATCGGCTTAGCGCTATTTATTTGGGCACTGGTATTATGGCAGCGTTATTTTTCTGGCTAA